In Halomonas alkalicola, the following proteins share a genomic window:
- a CDS encoding complex I NDUFA9 subunit family protein: MQEAPTTVVGGTGFLGRAIVRELVEAGRSVRIAARRPHLPDWLEAGDRVEAVACDLRDEPQVAAALAGSGAVINAVSLYVERPRAGLTFEAIHVAGAERLARLAREAGVSRLVHVSGIGVAERSPSAYVRARAAGERAMIDALPKAILLRPAVLFGPDDAFLTALVRLARLPAFPLFGRGSTRLQPVHVDDVARAAVRLSGARPLERRLFELGGPEQLTYRQIVEQVLAHLACRRHLLPVPFAAWRLVAALLAPLPSPPLTRDQVILMQQDTLVGEDVGTFDDLGIVPRTLHDSLPACLAAG; the protein is encoded by the coding sequence ATGCAGGAGGCCCCCACCACGGTCGTCGGCGGCACCGGCTTTCTGGGCCGCGCTATCGTGCGCGAACTGGTGGAGGCCGGCCGCTCGGTGCGCATCGCGGCAAGGCGCCCGCACCTGCCCGACTGGCTGGAAGCCGGTGACCGCGTGGAGGCCGTGGCCTGCGACCTGCGCGACGAGCCCCAGGTCGCCGCTGCCCTTGCCGGCAGCGGCGCGGTGATCAACGCGGTGAGCCTCTATGTGGAACGGCCCCGTGCCGGCCTCACCTTCGAGGCGATCCACGTCGCGGGCGCCGAGCGCCTGGCGCGTCTCGCTCGGGAGGCCGGCGTGAGCCGACTGGTGCATGTCTCCGGCATCGGTGTCGCCGAGCGCTCCCCCTCCGCCTATGTGCGTGCCCGCGCCGCCGGGGAGCGTGCCATGATCGATGCCCTGCCCAAGGCGATCCTGCTGCGCCCCGCGGTGTTGTTCGGCCCCGACGACGCCTTCCTCACGGCGCTGGTGCGCCTGGCACGGCTGCCGGCCTTCCCCCTGTTTGGCCGCGGCAGCACCCGGCTGCAACCGGTGCACGTGGATGACGTGGCGCGTGCCGCGGTGCGCCTGAGCGGCGCACGTCCGCTGGAGCGCCGACTGTTCGAGCTGGGCGGCCCGGAGCAGCTCACCTACCGCCAGATCGTCGAGCAGGTCCTGGCCCACCTGGCGTGCCGGCGCCACCTGCTGCCGGTGCCCTTTGCGGCCTGGCGCCTCGTGGCTGCCCTGCTCGCCCCCCTGCCCTCGCCGCCGCTGACCCGGGACCAGGTGATCCTGATGCAGCAGGACACCCTGGTCGGCGAGGACGTGGGCACCTTCGACGACCTGGGCATCGTGCCGCGCACCTTACATGACAGCCTGCCGGCCTGCCTGGCCGCCGGCTGA
- a CDS encoding zinc ribbon domain-containing protein YjdM, producing the protein MSDLPHCPACDSAFTYDDGLQYVCPECGHEWSREAATDVADEAPQVRDANGNPLADGDTVTVIKDLKVKGSSLVVKVGTRVKNIRLVEGDHDIDCKVDGIGPMKLKSEFVKKA; encoded by the coding sequence ATGAGCGACCTTCCCCACTGTCCCGCCTGTGATTCCGCCTTCACCTACGACGACGGCCTGCAGTATGTCTGCCCGGAGTGCGGTCACGAGTGGTCCCGCGAAGCCGCCACCGACGTGGCCGACGAGGCCCCCCAGGTGCGCGACGCCAATGGCAACCCCCTGGCCGATGGCGACACCGTGACCGTGATCAAGGACCTCAAGGTCAAGGGCTCGTCGCTGGTCGTGAAGGTGGGCACCCGGGTCAAGAACATCCGCCTGGTGGAGGGCGACCACGATATCGACTGCAAGGTCGACGGCATCGGCCCCATGAAGCTGAAGTCCGAATTCGTAAAGAAGGCCTAA
- a CDS encoding SUF system Fe-S cluster assembly regulator, which produces MLKLSRLTDYAAVVMAQIARHPEHSHAAGELAEAVQLPHPTVSKTLKMLVKAGLLESRRGAQGGYSLARPASRITAIDIITAIEGPVAMTECSHAEGDCDLAATCGVADNWQRVSLAVRTLLDSVTLAHLADTAPIKLPVQLPIQSVTLAADTA; this is translated from the coding sequence ATGCTCAAGCTTTCGCGGCTGACCGACTACGCCGCCGTGGTGATGGCCCAGATCGCCCGTCATCCGGAGCACTCCCATGCGGCAGGGGAGCTGGCCGAGGCGGTGCAGCTGCCGCACCCCACGGTCTCCAAGACCCTCAAGATGCTGGTCAAGGCGGGTCTCCTCGAGTCGCGTCGCGGTGCCCAGGGTGGCTACTCCCTGGCGCGCCCGGCATCCAGGATCACCGCCATCGACATCATCACCGCCATCGAGGGCCCGGTGGCCATGACCGAATGCAGCCACGCCGAGGGCGACTGCGACCTGGCCGCCACCTGCGGCGTCGCCGACAACTGGCAGCGGGTGTCGCTGGCCGTGCGTACCCTGCTCGACAGCGTGACCCTGGCCCACCTGGCCGACACCGCGCCGATCAAGCTGCCGGTGCAGCTGCCCATCCAGAGCGTGACCCTGGCCGCCGACACGGCCTGA
- the sufB gene encoding Fe-S cluster assembly protein SufB: MASQEMEQLVRREYKEGFVTDIESDTLPPGLDEGTIAFISKKKGEPEWMLEWRLEAYRKWLTMTPPSWAHLDYPPIDYQAISYFSAPKRPEDRPQSLDEVDPKLLETYEKLGIPLHERAALAGVAVDAVFDSVSVTTTFKEKLYEAGVIFCSISEAVKDYPELIKQYLGTVVPVTDNYFAALNSAVFTDGSFVFVPKGVTCPMELSTYFRINAANTGQFERTLIICEEGAQVSYLEGCTAPMRDENQLHAAVVELVALDDAYIKYSTVQNWYPGDEDGKGGIYNFVTKRGDCRGDRSRISWTQVETGSAITWKYPSCVLRGKDSIGEFYSVAVTNGRQQADTGTKMIHIGEGSRSSIISKGISAGRSNQSYRGLVKIGPRAKGARNFTQCDSLLIGDQCGAHTFPYQEIGNSTATVEHEATTSKIGEDQLFYCQSRGISEEDAVSMIVNGFCKDVFQELPMEFAVEAEALLSVTLEGAVG, translated from the coding sequence ATGGCAAGTCAGGAAATGGAACAGCTTGTCCGTCGCGAATACAAGGAAGGCTTCGTGACCGACATCGAGAGCGACACGTTGCCACCAGGCCTCGACGAGGGCACCATCGCCTTCATCTCGAAGAAGAAGGGCGAGCCCGAGTGGATGCTGGAGTGGCGCCTGGAGGCCTACCGCAAGTGGCTGACGATGACGCCGCCCTCCTGGGCCCATCTCGACTATCCGCCCATCGACTACCAGGCGATCTCCTACTTCAGCGCGCCCAAGCGCCCGGAGGATCGCCCTCAGAGCCTGGATGAGGTGGACCCCAAGCTGCTCGAGACCTACGAGAAGCTGGGCATTCCCCTGCACGAGCGCGCGGCACTCGCCGGCGTGGCGGTGGATGCGGTATTCGACTCCGTCTCGGTGACCACCACCTTCAAGGAGAAGCTCTACGAGGCGGGAGTGATCTTCTGCTCCATCTCCGAGGCGGTGAAGGACTATCCCGAGCTGATCAAGCAGTACCTGGGCACCGTGGTGCCGGTGACCGACAACTATTTTGCGGCGCTCAACTCCGCAGTGTTCACCGACGGCTCCTTCGTCTTCGTGCCCAAGGGCGTGACCTGCCCCATGGAGCTCTCCACCTACTTCCGTATCAACGCCGCCAACACCGGCCAGTTCGAGCGCACCCTGATCATCTGCGAGGAGGGCGCCCAGGTCTCCTACCTCGAGGGCTGCACCGCGCCGATGCGTGACGAGAACCAGCTGCACGCGGCGGTGGTCGAGCTGGTGGCCCTGGACGACGCCTACATCAAGTACTCCACGGTGCAGAACTGGTACCCGGGCGACGAGGACGGCAAGGGCGGCATCTACAACTTCGTCACCAAGCGCGGCGACTGCCGCGGCGACCGCTCGCGCATCAGCTGGACCCAGGTCGAGACCGGCTCCGCCATCACCTGGAAGTACCCCTCCTGCGTGCTGCGCGGGAAGGACAGCATCGGCGAGTTCTATTCCGTGGCGGTGACCAACGGCCGCCAGCAGGCCGACACCGGCACCAAGATGATCCATATCGGCGAGGGCAGCCGCTCCAGCATCATCTCCAAGGGGATCTCCGCCGGCCGCAGCAACCAGTCCTACCGCGGCCTGGTGAAGATCGGGCCCCGTGCCAAGGGGGCGCGCAACTTCACCCAGTGTGACTCCCTGCTGATCGGCGACCAGTGCGGTGCCCATACCTTCCCCTATCAGGAGATCGGCAACAGCACCGCCACCGTGGAGCACGAGGCGACCACCTCCAAGATCGGCGAGGATCAGCTCTTCTATTGCCAGAGCCGCGGCATCTCCGAGGAGGACGCGGTGAGCATGATCGTCAACGGCTTCTGCAAGGACGTCTTCCAGGAGCTGCCGATGGAGTTTGCCGTGGAGGCCGAGGCGCTGCTGAGTGTCACCCTGGAAGGCGCGGTCGGCTAA
- the sufC gene encoding Fe-S cluster assembly ATPase SufC: MLEVKDLHVTVEGKEILKGLTLTINAGEVHAIMGPNGAGKSTLSAVIAGKEGYEVTQGSITFEGQDVLEMEVEERALAGMLLGFQYPVEIPGVKNIYLLKAALNAKRAANGQEDIPAPEFLKLVKEKIAEMKMDASFLQRSVNEGFSGGEKKRNEILQMLVLQPKLAMLDEIDSGLDIDAMKVVADGVNSLRAEDRGILLVTHYQRLLDYIVPDKVHVLVDGRIVKSGGADLALELESRGYDWVLEETAA, from the coding sequence ATGCTCGAAGTCAAGGATCTGCACGTCACGGTCGAGGGCAAGGAAATCCTCAAGGGCCTTACCCTGACCATCAATGCCGGCGAAGTCCACGCCATCATGGGCCCCAACGGCGCCGGCAAGTCCACCCTCTCCGCGGTGATCGCCGGCAAGGAGGGTTACGAGGTCACGCAAGGATCGATCACCTTCGAGGGCCAGGACGTGCTGGAGATGGAGGTCGAGGAGCGGGCCCTGGCCGGCATGCTGCTGGGCTTCCAGTATCCGGTGGAGATCCCCGGGGTGAAGAACATCTACCTGCTCAAGGCGGCGCTCAATGCCAAGCGGGCCGCCAACGGTCAGGAGGATATCCCGGCGCCGGAGTTCCTGAAGCTGGTCAAGGAGAAGATCGCCGAGATGAAGATGGACGCCAGCTTCCTGCAGCGCTCCGTCAACGAAGGCTTCTCCGGCGGCGAGAAGAAGCGCAACGAGATCCTGCAGATGCTGGTGTTGCAGCCCAAGCTCGCCATGCTCGACGAGATCGATTCCGGCCTCGATATCGACGCCATGAAGGTGGTCGCCGACGGCGTCAACAGCCTGCGCGCCGAGGATCGCGGCATCCTGCTGGTGACCCACTACCAGCGCCTGCTCGACTACATCGTGCCGGACAAGGTGCACGTGCTGGTGGACGGCCGCATCGTCAAGAGCGGCGGCGCCGACCTGGCCCTCGAGCTCGAGTCCCGCGGCTATGACTGGGTGCTGGAGGAGACCGCTGCATGA
- the sufD gene encoding Fe-S cluster assembly protein SufD: protein MSDVQTFLDRLAELGARRGPEPTWIAARRQAGAARFEALGFPTRRDEAWKYTDVRAIARGDFALAEDAEFSQASAAALTLPLDAHRLTFVDGHFSAVLCQLDGLPAGVALLPLSRALEENHEAVGGPLGRLTGVDFSPFSALNTAFMEEGAVLRLAPGTVVEKPIILQFLSRAGERAVMSHPRILVEAGGRSHATLIEHHVGEEAAANFTNLVAEIMLDRGAILTHYKLQEAPLADLHVASIHVEQGRDSTYTSFNLNLGGGLVRTDLISELNGQGATANFYGLFYGQGRQHVDSHTVANHNAPHTYSNENYKGILDDRAHGVFNGRVVVKRDSQKIEGFQSNANLLLSDRAEIDAKPELEIYADDVKCSHGTTTGQLDEEAIYALRARGIDRQTARGLLTLAFAGEVLEAVGLDAISERVELAVAGKLPERFNLAGLVEAAAALGGE, encoded by the coding sequence ATGAGCGATGTTCAGACCTTTCTCGACCGCCTGGCCGAGCTCGGCGCCCGGCGCGGGCCTGAGCCGACCTGGATCGCCGCCCGGCGCCAGGCCGGGGCCGCGCGCTTCGAGGCGCTGGGCTTTCCGACCCGCCGCGACGAGGCCTGGAAGTACACCGACGTGCGCGCCATCGCCCGGGGCGACTTCGCCCTGGCCGAGGACGCCGAGTTCTCCCAGGCCAGTGCCGCGGCGCTGACGCTGCCTCTCGACGCCCATCGGCTGACCTTCGTCGACGGTCACTTCTCGGCGGTGCTCTGCCAGCTCGACGGCCTGCCGGCCGGCGTGGCGCTGCTGCCGCTCTCCCGGGCGCTGGAGGAGAACCACGAGGCGGTGGGTGGCCCCCTGGGCCGGCTGACCGGCGTCGACTTCTCGCCCTTCTCGGCGCTCAATACCGCCTTCATGGAGGAGGGCGCGGTGCTGCGCCTGGCGCCGGGCACCGTGGTGGAGAAGCCGATCATCCTGCAGTTCCTCTCCCGGGCCGGCGAGCGGGCGGTGATGAGCCATCCGCGTATCCTGGTGGAGGCCGGCGGGCGCAGCCATGCGACCCTGATCGAGCACCACGTGGGGGAGGAGGCCGCGGCCAACTTCACCAACCTGGTGGCGGAGATCATGCTCGACCGCGGCGCGATCCTGACCCATTACAAGCTGCAGGAGGCGCCCCTGGCCGACCTGCACGTGGCCAGCATCCACGTGGAGCAGGGCCGCGACAGCACCTACACCTCGTTCAACCTGAACCTGGGCGGCGGCCTGGTCCGCACCGACCTGATCAGCGAGCTCAACGGTCAGGGCGCCACCGCCAACTTCTACGGCCTCTTCTACGGGCAGGGCCGCCAGCATGTGGACAGCCACACCGTGGCCAACCACAACGCGCCCCACACCTACTCCAACGAGAACTACAAGGGCATCCTCGACGACCGCGCCCATGGCGTGTTCAACGGCCGGGTGGTGGTCAAGCGCGACAGCCAGAAGATCGAGGGCTTCCAGAGCAACGCCAACCTGCTGCTCTCCGACCGGGCCGAGATCGACGCCAAGCCGGAGCTCGAGATCTACGCCGACGACGTCAAGTGCTCCCACGGCACCACCACCGGCCAGCTCGACGAGGAGGCGATCTACGCCCTGCGCGCTCGCGGCATCGACCGCCAGACCGCGCGTGGCCTGCTGACCCTGGCCTTCGCCGGCGAGGTGCTCGAGGCGGTGGGCCTGGATGCGATTTCCGAGCGCGTGGAGCTCGCGGTGGCCGGCAAGCTGCCGGAGCGCTTCAACCTGGCCGGGCTGGTGGAAGCCGCCGCGGCCCTGGGCGGCGAGTGA
- a CDS encoding cysteine desulfurase produces MTELATRDADAPVLDVAAIRADFPILARQVHGRPLVYLDNAATSQTPRQVIAAFDDYYSRYNANIHRGLHTLADEATAAFEGTRETVRGFLNAAEHREIIFTRGTTEAINLVANSWGRANLKAGDEVLISRLEHHSNIVPWQLLAAELGFTIKVIPVDERGVLDLDAYRGLFTERTRLVAVNHVSNAFGTVNPVKTMAAIAHAQGALILVDGAQATPHQTVDVRDIDADFYAFSGHKVYGPTGVGVLYGKAALLEAMPPWQGGGEMIRMVSFEAGTTFAEIPHKFEAGTPAIAEVIALGVALQWVSGVGLGAIGAWENRLLEHATAAVSHIDGLRILGTAPGKAGVLSFVVEGAHAQDIGLLIDQLGVAIRTGHHCAQPLLAQFGVDATCRASFAAYNTLDEIDTFAEALTRVIGMVR; encoded by the coding sequence ATGACTGAACTGGCTACCCGCGATGCCGACGCGCCCGTCCTGGACGTGGCGGCGATCCGCGCGGACTTTCCGATCCTCGCCCGCCAGGTGCACGGCCGGCCGCTGGTCTATCTCGACAACGCGGCCACCAGCCAGACCCCGCGGCAGGTGATCGCGGCGTTCGACGACTACTACAGTCGCTACAACGCCAACATCCACCGCGGCCTGCACACCCTGGCGGATGAGGCCACCGCGGCCTTCGAGGGCACCCGGGAGACGGTGCGCGGCTTCCTGAACGCGGCCGAGCATCGCGAGATCATCTTCACCCGCGGCACCACCGAGGCGATCAACCTGGTGGCCAACAGCTGGGGCCGCGCCAACCTGAAGGCCGGCGACGAGGTGCTGATCTCGCGCCTGGAGCACCACTCCAATATCGTGCCCTGGCAGCTCCTGGCCGCCGAGCTCGGCTTCACCATCAAGGTGATCCCGGTGGACGAGCGCGGCGTGCTGGACCTCGACGCCTACCGGGGACTCTTCACCGAGCGCACCCGGCTGGTGGCGGTCAACCACGTCTCCAATGCCTTCGGCACCGTCAACCCGGTCAAGACGATGGCCGCCATCGCCCACGCCCAGGGCGCGCTGATCCTGGTGGATGGCGCCCAGGCCACCCCCCACCAGACGGTGGACGTGCGCGACATCGACGCCGACTTCTATGCCTTCTCCGGCCACAAGGTCTATGGCCCGACCGGGGTGGGCGTGCTCTACGGCAAGGCGGCGCTGCTCGAGGCGATGCCGCCCTGGCAGGGCGGCGGCGAGATGATCAGGATGGTCTCCTTCGAGGCCGGCACCACCTTCGCCGAGATCCCCCACAAGTTCGAGGCCGGCACCCCGGCCATCGCCGAGGTGATCGCCCTGGGCGTGGCGCTCCAGTGGGTGTCAGGCGTTGGCCTGGGCGCCATCGGCGCCTGGGAGAACCGTCTGCTCGAGCACGCTACCGCCGCGGTGTCACACATCGACGGACTGCGCATCCTGGGCACCGCCCCGGGCAAGGCGGGGGTGCTGTCGTTTGTGGTCGAGGGCGCCCACGCCCAGGACATCGGCCTGCTGATCGACCAGCTCGGCGTGGCGATCCGCACCGGCCACCACTGCGCCCAGCCGCTGCTGGCCCAGTTCGGCGTGGATGCCACCTGCCGGGCGTCGTTTGCCGCCTACAACACCTTGGACGAGATCGACACCTTCGCCGAGGCGCTGACCCGCGTCATCGGCATGGTGCGCTAA
- the sufT gene encoding putative Fe-S cluster assembly protein SufT: MSEIEQIASLEKGQTLPLQRDVEAISIPFGKTVTLAEDSIVSVMQAKGSTVSVGFEGRLYLIEGANLDALGLEALPRPTLAEDASEEEIEQFVWDQLRTCFDPEIPVNIVDLGLVYGCRIERLISGERIVTIRMTLTAPGCGMGDVIAADARNKILGAPQISKVHTEIVFDPPWSREMMSEEARLELGMF, translated from the coding sequence ATGAGCGAAATCGAGCAGATAGCCAGCCTCGAGAAGGGGCAGACCCTGCCGCTGCAGCGTGACGTGGAGGCGATCTCCATTCCCTTCGGCAAGACCGTCACCCTGGCCGAGGACAGCATCGTCAGCGTGATGCAGGCCAAGGGCAGCACGGTCAGCGTCGGCTTCGAGGGTCGCCTCTACCTGATCGAGGGCGCCAACCTCGACGCCCTGGGCCTGGAGGCCCTGCCGCGGCCGACCCTGGCCGAGGACGCCTCCGAGGAGGAGATCGAGCAGTTCGTCTGGGACCAGCTGCGTACCTGCTTCGACCCGGAGATCCCGGTCAACATCGTCGATCTGGGGCTGGTCTACGGCTGTCGCATCGAGCGGTTGATCTCGGGGGAGCGCATCGTCACCATCCGCATGACCCTGACCGCCCCCGGCTGCGGCATGGGGGATGTGATCGCCGCCGACGCGCGCAACAAGATCCTCGGTGCCCCGCAGATCAGCAAGGTGCATACCGAGATCGTCTTCGATCCGCCCTGGAGTCGTGAGATGATGAGCGAAGAGGCCCGGCTCGAACTCGGCATGTTCTGA